One genomic segment of Primulina huaijiensis isolate GDHJ02 unplaced genomic scaffold, ASM1229523v2 scaffold32015, whole genome shotgun sequence includes these proteins:
- the LOC140968044 gene encoding NDR1/HIN1-like protein 12 codes for MSSLTTPMLKPGHYPRTTPHHTNTLIWCVAIICAILAVAVIICGVTIFIGYLVIKPKVPQISVTSAQLDAIYFDQASLLTVQVTIVIESENRNAKASVSFYETRYGLSFRGQNIAYLAANTYGLGPNKTTVFNYVSQSTPIPLNPDEAESVNWSLNRKIITFELKGNTKTRWRVGLIGSVKFWLHLDCMLQLPVDGTPIFPRCSSRTQ; via the coding sequence ATGTCCTCTCTCACCACACCAATGTTAAAACCGGGCCATTACCCCCGAACCACCCCACACCACACCAACACCTTAATCTGGTGCGTTGCCATAATCTGCGCCATACTCGCGGTCGCCGTGATCATCTGTGGAGTAACTATATTCATCGGCTACCTTGTCATCAAACCAAAGGTTCCACAAATAAGCGTCACCAGCGCACAGCTTGATGCCATATACTTCGACCAAGCCAGCTTGCTGACAGTACAGGTAACCATAGTGATCGAATCCGAAAACCGTAACGCGAAAGCCAGTGTTAGTTTTTACGAGACGAGATATGGGTTGAGTTTCCGGGGCCAGAATATAGCGTATCTGGCGGCGAATACGTATGGTTTGGGCCCGAATAAGACGACGGTGTTCAACTATGTTTCACAGTCCACTCCTATTCCGTTGAATCCAGATGAAGCGGAGTCTGTGAACTGGTCGTTGAATCgaaagattattacttttgagCTGAAAGGGAACACCAAAACGAGATGGAGAGTGGGGTTAATTGGTTCGGTGAAATTCTGGTTGCATTTGGATTGCATGCTGCAGTTGCCTGTGGATGGGACTCCCATATTCCCTCGTTGTAGCTCTAGGACTCAATGA
- the LOC140968013 gene encoding protein GAMETE EXPRESSED 1-like isoform X1 — protein MFIYCTNTDKSLMKFRLILMDPRTRKPYSYFIFTLVLLSQTCLSWSWFFSSREKIDNSNKFSGNKVMDRNGNSEFSIESFNDPNGLALVENARNKMLAPNSCWQAAYQKVFEGCSKTLADEESRTRLAWHLSDCFQRLTGRPPLPHCDENSVMKKCLKNLDVDSHKIFLEYFLETNSICHRLQADTFKYQTERLVNELKSSAEYAELKLDEIERHGVELMQNSRHVHDSLGLIDQRTQQVAETSRNVEDRVNSVLKYSEVVYKQSKIVAASQAELSKSQDKMKDSLEEGMVVIQNSYNNLGLEITNLKNEAVEIEKEIGRVGDAMFSKMITLQSKADDIGNMAGTSLDKQKQLLDGQSVALEGLHFLTRFQSQALEESRVTLEKLAEFGHKQQEELLVKQKELYESHDHLVENSKLILAAQKAFESKQASMFVAIDKLFALHSAMLFESRVIIAFLVYTVAIFIIYMLTSVKQAYSVRHRLYLGLCLTFSVEVSILWYMTANIEHQGKMIYTVRSLSGILASVQYLYAILTYRDYELLNHKMLLMLMEKVNAMQRNKEMLSFEMDIDSEVNWSSWVDTDLPEDVDMLEDPDYVYPEEIGDSSSLTSSSTRRYNLRQRH, from the exons ATGTTTATTTATTGCACAAATACAGACAAATCGTTGATGAAATTTAGGTTGATCC TTATGGATCCTCGAACTCGGAAACCTTACTCGTATTTCATCTTCACCTTAGTGTTGCTTTCACAAACATGCTTGTCATGGAGTTGGTTCTTTTCGTCTAGGGAAAAGATCGATAATAGCAATAAATTTTCTGGGAACAAGGTGATGGATAGAAATGGCAATTCTGAATTTTCCATAGAATCATTCAACGACCCGAATGGCTTGGCATTGGTTGAGAATGCTAGGAACAAAATGCTCGCCCCAAATTCTTGCTGGCAAGCTGCTTATCAGAaggtgtttgaaggatgttCAAAGACTCTTGCCGATGAAGAGTCGAGGACTAGATTAGCTTGGCATTTGAGCGATTGCTTTCAACGCCTCACGGGGCGTCCCCCTCTTCCTCATTGTGACGAAAATTCGGTAATGAAGAAATGTCTGAAAAATCTTGATGTGGATTCTCACAAGatttttcttgaatactttcTTGAAACCAACTCAATCTGCCATCGGTTACA GGCTGACACGTTTAAGTATCAAACAGAACGATTGGTAAATGAGCTGAAGAGTTCTGCGGAATATGCAGAACTGAAGTTGGACGAGATAGAGCGACATGGGGTGGAATTAATGCAGAATTCGAGACATGTGCATGACTCATTGGGTTTGATCGATCAGCGAACTCAGCAAGTTGCAGAAACGTCAAGGAATGTTGAGGATCGTGTTAACTCGGTTTTGAAGTATTCTGAAGTAGTTTATAAGCAATCTAAGATCGTAGCAGCTTCTCAAGCAGAGTTAAGTAAAAGCCAAGACAAAATGAAGGACAGTTTGGAAGAAGGAATGGTGGTAATTCAAAATTCTTATAATAATTTGGGTCTAGAAATCACAAATTTGAAAAACGAAGCTGTTGAAATCGAGAAGGAGATTGGAAGAGTTGGGGATGCAATGTTTTCAAAGATGATAACTTTGCAGAGTAAGGCTGATGATATCGGGAATATGGCAGGGACGTCTTTGGATAAACAGAAACAACTTCTTGATGGCCAGTCTGTGGCTCTTGAAGGTCTCCATTTTCTAACAAGGTTTCAGTCGCAGGCCCTTGAAGAAAGCAG GGTGACTCTTGAAAAGTTGGCAGAATTTGGGCATAAACAGCAAGAGGAACTACTGGTAAAGCAAAAAGAACTTTACGAATCTCATGACCATCTAGTTGAGAATTCAAAACTTATATTAGCAGCTCAG AAAGCTTTCGAGTCCAAACAGGCAAGCATGTTTGTTGCCATAGACAAGCTGTTTGCCTTGCACAGCGCAATGTTGTTCGAATCTCGAGTGATCATAGCCTTTCTGGTTTACACAGTTGCAATCTTCATCATCTACATGTTAACTAGTGTCAAACAAGCTTACAGTGTCAGACACAGGCTGTACTTGG GGCTGTGTTTGACGTTCTCGGTAGAAGTAAGTATACTTTGGTACATGACAGCCAACATCGAACATCAAGGAAAGATGATATATACAGTTAGATCACTTTCCGGTATTCTTGCATCAGTGCAGTATCTGTACGCCATTTTAACATACAG AGATTATGAACTGCTGAACCATAAAATGCTGTTGATGCTAATGGAGAAGGTAAATGCTATGCAAAGGAATAAAGAGATGCTATCATTTGAAATGGATATTGACAGTGAGGTAAATTGGTCATCATGGGTCGATACAGATTTACCTGAAGATGTAGATATGTTAGAGGACCCTGATTATGTATACCCCGAGGAGATCGGGGATAGTTCTTCTTTGACTAGTTCAAGTACAAGGCGATATAACCTCAGGCAGCGTCATTAA
- the LOC140968013 gene encoding protein GAMETE EXPRESSED 1-like isoform X3, whose protein sequence is MFIYCTNTDKSLMKFREKIDNSNKFSGNKVMDRNGNSEFSIESFNDPNGLALVENARNKMLAPNSCWQAAYQKVFEGCSKTLADEESRTRLAWHLSDCFQRLTGRPPLPHCDENSVMKKCLKNLDVDSHKIFLEYFLETNSICHRLQADTFKYQTERLVNELKSSAEYAELKLDEIERHGVELMQNSRHVHDSLGLIDQRTQQVAETSRNVEDRVNSVLKYSEVVYKQSKIVAASQAELSKSQDKMKDSLEEGMVVIQNSYNNLGLEITNLKNEAVEIEKEIGRVGDAMFSKMITLQSKADDIGNMAGTSLDKQKQLLDGQSVALEGLHFLTRFQSQALEESRVTLEKLAEFGHKQQEELLVKQKELYESHDHLVENSKLILAAQKAFESKQASMFVAIDKLFALHSAMLFESRVIIAFLVYTVAIFIIYMLTSVKQAYSVRHRLYLGLCLTFSVEVSILWYMTANIEHQGKMIYTVRSLSGILASVQYLYAILTYRDYELLNHKMLLMLMEKVNAMQRNKEMLSFEMDIDSEVNWSSWVDTDLPEDVDMLEDPDYVYPEEIGDSSSLTSSSTRRYNLRQRH, encoded by the exons ATGTTTATTTATTGCACAAATACAGACAAATCGTTGATGAAATTTAG GGAAAAGATCGATAATAGCAATAAATTTTCTGGGAACAAGGTGATGGATAGAAATGGCAATTCTGAATTTTCCATAGAATCATTCAACGACCCGAATGGCTTGGCATTGGTTGAGAATGCTAGGAACAAAATGCTCGCCCCAAATTCTTGCTGGCAAGCTGCTTATCAGAaggtgtttgaaggatgttCAAAGACTCTTGCCGATGAAGAGTCGAGGACTAGATTAGCTTGGCATTTGAGCGATTGCTTTCAACGCCTCACGGGGCGTCCCCCTCTTCCTCATTGTGACGAAAATTCGGTAATGAAGAAATGTCTGAAAAATCTTGATGTGGATTCTCACAAGatttttcttgaatactttcTTGAAACCAACTCAATCTGCCATCGGTTACA GGCTGACACGTTTAAGTATCAAACAGAACGATTGGTAAATGAGCTGAAGAGTTCTGCGGAATATGCAGAACTGAAGTTGGACGAGATAGAGCGACATGGGGTGGAATTAATGCAGAATTCGAGACATGTGCATGACTCATTGGGTTTGATCGATCAGCGAACTCAGCAAGTTGCAGAAACGTCAAGGAATGTTGAGGATCGTGTTAACTCGGTTTTGAAGTATTCTGAAGTAGTTTATAAGCAATCTAAGATCGTAGCAGCTTCTCAAGCAGAGTTAAGTAAAAGCCAAGACAAAATGAAGGACAGTTTGGAAGAAGGAATGGTGGTAATTCAAAATTCTTATAATAATTTGGGTCTAGAAATCACAAATTTGAAAAACGAAGCTGTTGAAATCGAGAAGGAGATTGGAAGAGTTGGGGATGCAATGTTTTCAAAGATGATAACTTTGCAGAGTAAGGCTGATGATATCGGGAATATGGCAGGGACGTCTTTGGATAAACAGAAACAACTTCTTGATGGCCAGTCTGTGGCTCTTGAAGGTCTCCATTTTCTAACAAGGTTTCAGTCGCAGGCCCTTGAAGAAAGCAG GGTGACTCTTGAAAAGTTGGCAGAATTTGGGCATAAACAGCAAGAGGAACTACTGGTAAAGCAAAAAGAACTTTACGAATCTCATGACCATCTAGTTGAGAATTCAAAACTTATATTAGCAGCTCAG AAAGCTTTCGAGTCCAAACAGGCAAGCATGTTTGTTGCCATAGACAAGCTGTTTGCCTTGCACAGCGCAATGTTGTTCGAATCTCGAGTGATCATAGCCTTTCTGGTTTACACAGTTGCAATCTTCATCATCTACATGTTAACTAGTGTCAAACAAGCTTACAGTGTCAGACACAGGCTGTACTTGG GGCTGTGTTTGACGTTCTCGGTAGAAGTAAGTATACTTTGGTACATGACAGCCAACATCGAACATCAAGGAAAGATGATATATACAGTTAGATCACTTTCCGGTATTCTTGCATCAGTGCAGTATCTGTACGCCATTTTAACATACAG AGATTATGAACTGCTGAACCATAAAATGCTGTTGATGCTAATGGAGAAGGTAAATGCTATGCAAAGGAATAAAGAGATGCTATCATTTGAAATGGATATTGACAGTGAGGTAAATTGGTCATCATGGGTCGATACAGATTTACCTGAAGATGTAGATATGTTAGAGGACCCTGATTATGTATACCCCGAGGAGATCGGGGATAGTTCTTCTTTGACTAGTTCAAGTACAAGGCGATATAACCTCAGGCAGCGTCATTAA
- the LOC140968012 gene encoding pentatricopeptide repeat-containing protein At3g14330 — MVVSSVCLSTNLTITSPPKLHFQNQPRNSTLKYLTKSGKLDEALHLLLESQQLTIESYTSLLHACISRKALLHGQRLYLHLLESKHHKDLLKNPTLNSKFITLFSACGRLDDAFRAFRQGIEEMGCVGESVYVAMAIGFSKNGNFNEALLVYCEMLSKGIEPGNFAFSVALKACSGLLDSGFGKSVHAQVLKAVGEPDQVVNNSLLKFYSECGTFEEVSRLFDDMPDRNVATWNALIVGFVRKHQVSEGFETFRRMQKEGVGFSWVSLTTILAACTRLTSLYIGKEVHAQILKSEECPDVLVMNALLDLYAKCGAMENCRKVFDRMTSKDLTSWNTLINGYAVSGWIQEAISAFEEMTEARYVADEVTFISLLSGCSHSGMVEEGRVLFDRMSSEFRIDPNLEHYACLVDTLGRAGKIEEALDVVKKMPIKPSGSIWGSLLNSCRLHGYVSLAEVIAKVLFKIEPYNAGNYVMLSNIYANAGMWDKVEMVRELMEKSEIKKEAGCSWVHIRDKVHSFVAGGGFEFRNTDEYKIVFYELSKEMEKRGYVPDTGVVLHDINKEMKVEWVCGHSERLATIYALIHGGSGLPVRITKNLRVCADCHTWMKYASEVSRRRIILRDTNRFHHFNEGKCSCNDYW; from the coding sequence ATGGTTGTTTCCAGTGTATGCCTCTCCACAAATTTGACCATCACTTCACCTCCTAAACttcatttccaaaatcaaccaCGAAATTCTACTCTCAAGTATCTCACCAAATCTGGTAAACTCGATGAAGCGCTTCACCTATTACTGGAATCCCAGCAGCTAACAATCGAGTCCTACACTTCTCTCTTACACGCCTGCATTTCCAGAAAAGCTTTGCTCCATGGACAGAGACTCTACCTTCATCTTCTGGAATCCAAACATCACAAGGATCTTCTCAAGAATCCCACCTTAAATTCTAAGTTCATCACTCTTTTCTCAGCTTGCGGCCGGTTGGATGACGCGTTTCGGGCGTTTAGACAGGGAATTGAGGAGATGGGTTGTGTTGGGGAGTCGGTTTACGTGGCTATGGCTATTGGGTTTTCGAAAAATGGGAATTTTAACGAGGCTCTACTCGTTTATTGTGAAATGTTGTCGAAGGGAATCGAGCCGGGGAACTTTGCATTTTCGGTTGCGTTGAAGGCTTGTTCGGGTCTGTTAGATTCAGGTTTTGGTAAATCGGTGCATGCTCAGGTTCTGAAGGCCGTTGGAGAGCCTGATCAAGTGGTCAACAATTCACTTTTGAAGTTTTATTCGGAATGCGGGACTTTTGAGGAGGTTTCACGGTTGTTTGACGATATGCCTGACCGAAATGTTGCTACTTGGAATGCGTTGATTGTTGGGTTCGTTAGGAAACATCAGGTGTCTGAAGGTTTTGAAACTTTTCGACGAATGCAGAAGGAAGGCGTTGGATTTAGTTGGGTTAGTTTGACGACAATTCTAGCGGCTTGTACTCGGCTGACCTCACTTTATATTGGTAAAGAAGTTCATgcgcaaattttaaaatcagaGGAATGCCCGGACGTTCTTGTGATGAATGCGCTTTTGGATTTGTACGCTAAATGTGGAGCCATGGAGAATTGTAGGAAAGTTTTTGATAGAATGACATCCAAAGACTTGACATCCTGGAATACTTTGATCAACGGTTATGCAGTCAGTGGTTGGATTCAAGAAGCCATTTCAGCTTTTGAAGAAATGACGGAAGCTAGATATGTTGCGGATGAGGTGACATTCATCTCATTGTTATCAGGTTGCAGTCATTCCGGGATGGTAGAAGAGGGTCGAGTCCTCTTTGATAGAATGAGTTCCGAGTTCAGAATAGATCCTAATTTGGAGCATTACGCCTGTTTGGTGGATACGTTAGGCAGAGCCGGGAAAATAGAAGAGGCATTAGATGTGGTTAAGAAAATGCCTATTAAGCCGAGCGGCAGCATCTGGGGATCGTTGCTCAATTCTTGTAGGTTGCACGGTTATGTTTCATTGGCAGAAGTCATAGCAAAAGTTCTGTTTAAGATTGAACCGTACAATGCtggaaattatgttatgttatcGAACATATATGCGAATGCTGGGATGTGGGACAAAGTTGAAATGGTGAGAGAACTGATGGAGAAGAGTGAAATCAAGAAAGAAGCTGGCTGCAGTTGGGTACATATTCGAGACAAAGTACACAGTTTTGTGGCTGGTGGAGGTTTTGAGTTTCGAAATACAGATGagtataaaattgtattttatgaATTGTCAAAAGAAATGGAGAAAAGAGGGTATGTACCTGATACAGGAGTCGTGCTTCATGACATAAACAAGGAAATGAAGGTAGAGTGGGTGTGTGGTCACAGTGAAAGGCTTGCCACAATATATGCATTAATTCATGGTGGTTCAGGATTACCTGTCAGGATCACAAAAAATCTTCGTGTTTGTGCAGATTGTCATACTTGGATGAAGTATGCGTCCGAAGTAAGTCGGAGGAGAATTATATTAAGAGACACAAATCGGTTCCATCATTTTAATGAAGGAAAATGCTCTTGCAATGACTATTGGTGA
- the LOC140968013 gene encoding protein GAMETE EXPRESSED 1-like isoform X2, translating into MDPRTRKPYSYFIFTLVLLSQTCLSWSWFFSSREKIDNSNKFSGNKVMDRNGNSEFSIESFNDPNGLALVENARNKMLAPNSCWQAAYQKVFEGCSKTLADEESRTRLAWHLSDCFQRLTGRPPLPHCDENSVMKKCLKNLDVDSHKIFLEYFLETNSICHRLQADTFKYQTERLVNELKSSAEYAELKLDEIERHGVELMQNSRHVHDSLGLIDQRTQQVAETSRNVEDRVNSVLKYSEVVYKQSKIVAASQAELSKSQDKMKDSLEEGMVVIQNSYNNLGLEITNLKNEAVEIEKEIGRVGDAMFSKMITLQSKADDIGNMAGTSLDKQKQLLDGQSVALEGLHFLTRFQSQALEESRVTLEKLAEFGHKQQEELLVKQKELYESHDHLVENSKLILAAQKAFESKQASMFVAIDKLFALHSAMLFESRVIIAFLVYTVAIFIIYMLTSVKQAYSVRHRLYLGLCLTFSVEVSILWYMTANIEHQGKMIYTVRSLSGILASVQYLYAILTYRDYELLNHKMLLMLMEKVNAMQRNKEMLSFEMDIDSEVNWSSWVDTDLPEDVDMLEDPDYVYPEEIGDSSSLTSSSTRRYNLRQRH; encoded by the exons ATGGATCCTCGAACTCGGAAACCTTACTCGTATTTCATCTTCACCTTAGTGTTGCTTTCACAAACATGCTTGTCATGGAGTTGGTTCTTTTCGTCTAGGGAAAAGATCGATAATAGCAATAAATTTTCTGGGAACAAGGTGATGGATAGAAATGGCAATTCTGAATTTTCCATAGAATCATTCAACGACCCGAATGGCTTGGCATTGGTTGAGAATGCTAGGAACAAAATGCTCGCCCCAAATTCTTGCTGGCAAGCTGCTTATCAGAaggtgtttgaaggatgttCAAAGACTCTTGCCGATGAAGAGTCGAGGACTAGATTAGCTTGGCATTTGAGCGATTGCTTTCAACGCCTCACGGGGCGTCCCCCTCTTCCTCATTGTGACGAAAATTCGGTAATGAAGAAATGTCTGAAAAATCTTGATGTGGATTCTCACAAGatttttcttgaatactttcTTGAAACCAACTCAATCTGCCATCGGTTACA GGCTGACACGTTTAAGTATCAAACAGAACGATTGGTAAATGAGCTGAAGAGTTCTGCGGAATATGCAGAACTGAAGTTGGACGAGATAGAGCGACATGGGGTGGAATTAATGCAGAATTCGAGACATGTGCATGACTCATTGGGTTTGATCGATCAGCGAACTCAGCAAGTTGCAGAAACGTCAAGGAATGTTGAGGATCGTGTTAACTCGGTTTTGAAGTATTCTGAAGTAGTTTATAAGCAATCTAAGATCGTAGCAGCTTCTCAAGCAGAGTTAAGTAAAAGCCAAGACAAAATGAAGGACAGTTTGGAAGAAGGAATGGTGGTAATTCAAAATTCTTATAATAATTTGGGTCTAGAAATCACAAATTTGAAAAACGAAGCTGTTGAAATCGAGAAGGAGATTGGAAGAGTTGGGGATGCAATGTTTTCAAAGATGATAACTTTGCAGAGTAAGGCTGATGATATCGGGAATATGGCAGGGACGTCTTTGGATAAACAGAAACAACTTCTTGATGGCCAGTCTGTGGCTCTTGAAGGTCTCCATTTTCTAACAAGGTTTCAGTCGCAGGCCCTTGAAGAAAGCAG GGTGACTCTTGAAAAGTTGGCAGAATTTGGGCATAAACAGCAAGAGGAACTACTGGTAAAGCAAAAAGAACTTTACGAATCTCATGACCATCTAGTTGAGAATTCAAAACTTATATTAGCAGCTCAG AAAGCTTTCGAGTCCAAACAGGCAAGCATGTTTGTTGCCATAGACAAGCTGTTTGCCTTGCACAGCGCAATGTTGTTCGAATCTCGAGTGATCATAGCCTTTCTGGTTTACACAGTTGCAATCTTCATCATCTACATGTTAACTAGTGTCAAACAAGCTTACAGTGTCAGACACAGGCTGTACTTGG GGCTGTGTTTGACGTTCTCGGTAGAAGTAAGTATACTTTGGTACATGACAGCCAACATCGAACATCAAGGAAAGATGATATATACAGTTAGATCACTTTCCGGTATTCTTGCATCAGTGCAGTATCTGTACGCCATTTTAACATACAG AGATTATGAACTGCTGAACCATAAAATGCTGTTGATGCTAATGGAGAAGGTAAATGCTATGCAAAGGAATAAAGAGATGCTATCATTTGAAATGGATATTGACAGTGAGGTAAATTGGTCATCATGGGTCGATACAGATTTACCTGAAGATGTAGATATGTTAGAGGACCCTGATTATGTATACCCCGAGGAGATCGGGGATAGTTCTTCTTTGACTAGTTCAAGTACAAGGCGATATAACCTCAGGCAGCGTCATTAA
- the LOC140968035 gene encoding probable methyltransferase PMT20, whose amino-acid sequence MKDKDGKPSSHPSKNSRAVPMSIMFIALCGFSFYLGGIFCSEKDIFVAKDIGKSVETSKETAGGSLQIKAATFPECGPEFQDYTPCTDPKRWKKYNLHRLSFLERHCPPVFEKKECIIPPPDGYKLPIRWPKSRDECWYRNVPYDWINKQKSNQHWLKKEGEKFLFPGGGTMFPNGVSLYVDLMQDLIPEMKDGTIRTAIDTGCGVASWGGDLLDRGILTVSLAPRDNHEAQVQFALERGIPAILGVISTQRLPFPSSSFDMAHCSRCLIPWTEFGGIYLLEINRVLRPGGFWVLSGPPVNYENRWRGWNTTIEEQKSDYEKLQELLTSMCFKLYKKKDDIAVWQKSSDSSCYSKLDAPDTYPPKCDDSLEPDSAWYTPIRGCVVTPNPKYKKLALKSLPKWPERLHTSPERVSDVRGGSDGAFKHDDSEWKSRVKHYRKLLPAIGTDKIRNIMDMNTMYGGFAAGLVEYPSWVMNVVSSYAPNTLGVVYDRGLVGTYHDWCEAFSTYPRTYDLLHLDGLFTAESQRCEMKYVLLEMDRILRPNGYTLIRESIYFVDAVATLAKGMRWDCRKEDTEYGVKSEKILICQKKLWYSSNKSSR is encoded by the exons ATGAAGGATAAAGATGGAAAACCAAGTTCTCACCCTAGTAAAAATTCTAGGGCAGTTCCCATGTCGATAATGTTCATCGCATTATGTGGATTTTCGTTCTATCTTGGTGGAATTTTTTGTTCAGAGAAAGATATATTTGTAGCTAAAGATATCGGTAAATCCGTGGAAACATCCAAGGAAACGGCCGGAGGATCTCTTCAAATTAAAGCTGCAACTTTTCCCGAATGTGGTCCTGAATTTCAAGATTACACGCCCTGCACAGATCCGAAG AGATGGAAAAAGTACAATCTTCATCGCCTTTCGTTTCTTGAACGACATTGCCCTCCAGTGTTTGAAAAGAAAGAATGCATAATTCCCCCACCTGACGGTTATAAATTACCGATCAGATGGCCCAAGAGCAGGGACGAATGTTGGTACAG GAATGTTCCATATGATTGGATTAACAAACAAAAGTCTAATCAACACTGGCTTAAGAAAGAAGGGGAGAAGTTCCTCTTTCCCGGTGGTGGCACAATGTTTCCAAATGGTGTCAGTCTGTATGTTGATTTGATGCAAGATTTGATCCCGGAAATGAAAGATGGAACGATCCGAACTGCCATTGATACCGGATGTGGG GTTGCTAGCTGGGGAGGAGATTTACTTGATCGTGGGATCCTGACGGTCTCACTTGCCCCGAGAGATAATCACGAGGCTCAAGTTCAATTTGCTCTAGAACGCGGAATTCCTGCGATTCTTGGTGTCATCTCAACACAACGACTTCCTTTTCCTTCGAGCTCTTTCGACATGGCACATTGCTCAAGATGCCTTATACCATGGACCGAATTCG GTGGAATTTACCTATTAGAGATAAACCGTGTTCTTCGGCCTGGTGGTTTCTGGGTTCTCTCAGGCCCTCCGGTAAACTATGAGAATCGTTGGAGGGGATGGAATACGACCATTGAAGAGCAGAAATCGGATTATGAGAAGTTGCAAGAATTGCTTACTTCAATGTGTTTCAAATTGTACAAGAAGAAAGACGACATTGCTGTCTGGCAGAAATCATCTGATAGCAGCTGTTACAGTAAACTTGATGCTCCCGATACGTATCCTCCAAAATGTGATGACAGTCTTGAACCCGATTCAGCATGGTACACTCCAATCCGAGGTTGTGTTGTTACTCCTAATCCGAAGTACAAAAAACTAGCATTAAAATCGCTCCCAAAATGGCCGGAACGGCTGCATACTTCCCCAGAACGTGTTTCTGATGTTCGTGGTGGAAGTGACGGTGCTTTCAAGCACGACGATAGTGAATGGAAGTCACGAGTAAAACACTATAGGAAGTTGCTCCCTGCTATCGGAACGGACAAGATAAGAAACATCATGGACATGAACACTATGTATGGAGGTTTCGCTGCTGGTTTAGTTGAGTACCCTTCATGGGTCATGAATGTTGTTTCCTCTTATGCTCCTAATACACTTGGCGTGGTGTATGATAGAGGCCTCGTCGGGACATATCACGACTG GTGTGAGGCTTTCTCAACATATCCTCGAACATATGATCTTCTTCATCTAGACGGCCTTTTCACCGCTGAAAGTCAAAG GTGCGAAATGAAGTATGTTTTGCTTGAAATGGATCGTATCCTCCGGCCAAATGGGTACACCTTAATTCGAGAATCGATCTACTTTGTGGATGCGGTGGCTACATTAGCTAAAGGGATGAGATGGGATTGCCGGAAAGAAGACACTGAGTACGGTGTCAAATCAGAAAAGATTCTGATTTGCCAAAAGAAACTCTGGTATTCCTCAAATAAAAGTTCAAGATAA